One segment of Haemophilus influenzae DNA contains the following:
- the nrdA gene encoding class 1a ribonucleoside-diphosphate reductase subunit alpha, which yields MNKSLMVTKRDGTQEQINLDKIHRVITWAAEGLDNVSVSQVELRSHIQFYEGIRTSDIHETIIKAAADLISKDSPDYQYLAARLAIFHLRKKAYGHFDPPRLYDHVKKLVRMGKYDQALLDDYTREEWDEMDNFIDHWRDMTFSYAAVKQLEGKYLVQNRVTGEIYESAQFLYLLVSASLFSKYPKETRLNYVKRFYDATSTFKISLPTPIMAGVRTPTRQFSSCVLIECDDSLDSINATASAIVKYVSQRAGIGINAGAIRALGSEIRGGEAFHTGCIPFYKYFQTAVKSCSQGGVRGGAATLYYPIWHLEAENLLVLKNNRGVEDNRVRHMDYGVQLNKLMYQRLIKGSEITLFSPSDVPGLYEAFFADQDKFEELYVKYEQDPTIRKRTVKAVEIFSLLMQERASTGRIYIQNVDHCNTHSPFDPQVAPVRQSNLCLEIALPTKPLQHINDENGEIALCTLSAFNLGKIENLDELEELADLAVRSLDALLDYQDYPIVAAKRSSLARRSLGIGVINYAYYLAKNGVRYSDGSANDLTHRTFEAIQYYLLKASMNLAKEQGACEYFNETTYAKGILPIDTYKKDLDALTQEPLHYDWESLRKDIQEFGLRNSTLTALMPSETSSQISNATNGIEPPRGHVSIKASKDGILKQVVPEYENLMDNYELLWDIPSNDGYLHLVGIMQKFVDQAISANTNYDPKRFEDGKVPMKVLLKDLLTAYKYGLKTLYYQNTRDGAEDVQEDLDDGCAGGACKI from the coding sequence ATGAATAAAAGTTTAATGGTTACAAAGCGTGACGGTACGCAAGAACAAATCAATCTTGATAAAATCCATCGTGTGATTACGTGGGCTGCTGAAGGACTAGACAATGTTTCTGTTTCCCAAGTAGAACTTCGTTCACATATTCAATTTTATGAAGGCATTCGCACTTCAGACATCCACGAAACCATCATTAAAGCAGCCGCAGATTTAATCAGCAAAGATTCGCCAGATTATCAATATTTAGCTGCTCGTTTAGCGATTTTCCATTTACGTAAAAAAGCCTATGGTCATTTCGATCCCCCTCGTTTATACGATCACGTCAAAAAATTAGTACGTATGGGAAAATATGATCAAGCGTTATTAGATGATTATACTCGCGAAGAATGGGATGAAATGGACAATTTCATCGACCATTGGCGTGATATGACGTTTTCTTATGCAGCCGTGAAGCAATTGGAGGGTAAATATTTAGTACAAAACCGTGTGACGGGAGAAATCTACGAGTCTGCACAATTCTTATATTTGCTCGTTTCCGCAAGTCTATTCTCTAAATATCCAAAAGAAACACGTTTGAATTATGTAAAACGTTTCTACGATGCAACATCGACTTTCAAAATTTCCTTACCAACGCCAATTATGGCGGGTGTGCGTACTCCAACTCGTCAATTCAGCTCTTGCGTATTAATTGAATGTGATGACAGTTTAGATTCAATCAATGCAACGGCATCAGCTATTGTAAAATATGTTTCACAACGTGCGGGGATTGGTATTAATGCAGGGGCTATTCGTGCATTAGGTAGTGAGATTCGTGGTGGAGAAGCATTCCATACAGGTTGTATTCCATTCTATAAATATTTCCAAACTGCAGTGAAATCTTGCTCACAAGGTGGCGTTCGTGGCGGTGCAGCAACACTTTATTACCCAATTTGGCACTTAGAAGCAGAAAACTTGCTCGTATTAAAAAATAACCGTGGTGTGGAAGACAACCGCGTTCGTCATATGGATTATGGCGTGCAATTAAACAAACTAATGTATCAACGCTTAATTAAAGGCAGCGAAATTACTTTATTCAGCCCATCAGATGTGCCAGGACTTTATGAAGCATTCTTTGCGGATCAAGATAAATTTGAAGAACTTTACGTAAAATACGAACAAGATCCAACTATCCGTAAGCGTACTGTTAAAGCAGTTGAAATCTTTTCTTTATTGATGCAAGAACGGGCATCAACGGGTCGAATTTACATTCAAAACGTGGATCACTGTAATACCCACTCTCCGTTTGATCCGCAAGTGGCACCAGTTCGTCAATCTAACTTGTGCTTAGAAATTGCATTACCAACTAAACCGCTTCAACACATTAACGATGAAAATGGGGAAATTGCACTTTGTACGCTTTCCGCCTTTAACTTAGGTAAAATTGAAAACTTAGATGAATTAGAAGAACTTGCGGATCTTGCGGTTCGTTCTCTTGATGCCTTATTAGACTATCAAGATTACCCTATTGTGGCAGCAAAACGTAGCTCACTTGCACGCCGTTCACTCGGTATTGGGGTCATTAACTATGCCTATTACCTTGCGAAAAATGGTGTTCGCTATTCTGATGGTTCAGCCAACGATTTAACTCACCGCACTTTTGAAGCCATTCAATATTATTTATTGAAAGCCTCTATGAACTTAGCAAAAGAGCAAGGTGCGTGTGAATACTTCAATGAAACCACTTATGCAAAAGGCATTTTACCGATTGATACCTATAAGAAAGATTTAGATGCTTTAACACAAGAGCCTCTACATTATGATTGGGAAAGTTTACGTAAAGATATTCAAGAATTTGGTTTACGTAACTCAACATTAACGGCCTTAATGCCATCAGAAACATCATCACAGATTTCCAATGCGACTAATGGTATTGAGCCACCACGCGGTCACGTAAGTATTAAAGCGTCAAAAGATGGTATCTTAAAACAGGTTGTGCCTGAATATGAAAATTTAATGGATAACTATGAATTACTTTGGGATATTCCAAGTAATGACGGTTACTTACACTTAGTTGGTATTATGCAAAAATTCGTGGATCAAGCGATCTCTGCAAACACAAACTATGATCCAAAACGTTTTGAAGACGGTAAAGTACCAATGAAAGTATTATTAAAAGATTTATTAACCGCTTACAAATACGGTTTAAAAACCCTTTACTATCAAAACACCCGCGACGGTGCCGAAGATGTTCAAGAAGATCTTGATGACGGCTGTGCTGGTGGTGCTTGCAAAATTTAA
- the dolP gene encoding division/outer membrane stress-associated lipid-binding lipoprotein, translated as MTLSPLKKLAILLGATIFLQGCVAAVIGGGAVAAKVGTDPRTTGTQIDDETLEFKVENAVEKDAQIKAEGRVNAVSYNGRVLLIGQVPNDNVKETATDLTRGVEGVNDTYNQLTIGPKISFAQISKDSWITTQVKSKMFVDGRVKATDIKVISENGEVFLLGNVTQSQANAAADIASKISGVKKVIKVFKYLD; from the coding sequence ATGACATTATCCCCGTTAAAAAAACTCGCTATCCTGCTTGGGGCGACTATTTTTCTACAAGGCTGTGTTGCAGCTGTGATTGGAGGTGGTGCTGTCGCAGCTAAAGTAGGTACAGATCCCCGAACCACAGGGACACAAATTGATGACGAAACCCTAGAATTTAAAGTCGAAAATGCTGTAGAAAAAGATGCCCAAATTAAGGCTGAAGGCCGTGTAAATGCCGTATCTTACAATGGTCGAGTACTTTTAATCGGTCAAGTACCAAATGATAACGTCAAGGAAACAGCAACGGACTTAACACGTGGCGTTGAAGGCGTTAATGATACTTATAACCAACTCACTATAGGCCCTAAAATTTCCTTTGCACAAATAAGTAAAGATAGTTGGATCACAACGCAAGTCAAATCTAAGATGTTCGTTGATGGTCGAGTTAAAGCCACCGATATCAAAGTGATTAGTGAAAATGGAGAAGTATTTTTACTGGGTAACGTCACACAATCCCAAGCCAATGCGGCAGCCGACATTGCCAGCAAAATCAGCGGGGTAAAAAAAGTAATTAAAGTATTCAAATACCTAGACTAA
- a CDS encoding D-sedoheptulose-7-phosphate isomerase: protein MLQKVKDIYSESIQIQIAASSMLSENITNATQMVMQCLLGGNKVIACGVSRSYANAQFLVSNLLNRYELVRPSFPSVLLSLESAVGSSLVFEQSPEELYCHQFNAVAKSGDLLIAFAPLGTEKIVLNTISHAVSKEINVIALTGSNNDAIQGILADKDLEISIPASKESRILENHLFVINALCELVDQTLFPSA, encoded by the coding sequence ATGTTACAAAAAGTAAAAGATATTTATAGCGAAAGTATTCAAATTCAAATTGCAGCATCAAGTATGCTTTCTGAAAATATTACCAACGCCACACAAATGGTAATGCAATGTTTATTAGGCGGTAATAAGGTTATCGCCTGTGGCGTGTCACGTTCTTATGCTAATGCACAGTTTCTTGTATCTAACTTGCTGAATCGATACGAGTTAGTTAGACCGAGCTTCCCTTCTGTACTATTGAGTTTAGAAAGTGCGGTGGGTTCTTCACTTGTTTTTGAACAATCGCCAGAAGAATTGTATTGTCATCAATTTAATGCTGTTGCAAAATCGGGCGACTTACTTATTGCTTTTGCACCTTTGGGGACAGAAAAAATCGTGCTAAATACGATTTCCCACGCTGTCAGCAAAGAAATTAATGTTATTGCGCTGACTGGCTCTAACAATGATGCCATTCAAGGAATTTTAGCAGACAAGGATTTAGAAATATCAATCCCAGCCAGCAAAGAAAGTCGTATCTTAGAGAACCATCTTTTTGTGATTAATGCACTTTGTGAATTAGTTGATCAGACTTTATTCCCAAGTGCTTGA
- a CDS encoding YraN family protein: protein MFSLKRQQGASFEHQARLFLEAKGLTFIAANQNLKCGELDLIMNDKKTIVFVEVRQRSHSAFGSAIESVDWRKQQKWLDAANLWLAKQNMSLEDANCRFDLIAFGKTPQDIQWIPNFLD, encoded by the coding sequence ATGTTTTCTTTAAAACGTCAGCAAGGGGCGAGCTTTGAGCATCAAGCTCGCCTTTTTTTAGAAGCAAAAGGCTTAACATTTATTGCGGCTAATCAAAATCTCAAATGTGGTGAACTTGATCTAATAATGAATGACAAAAAAACTATCGTCTTTGTTGAAGTTCGCCAACGAAGTCATTCCGCCTTTGGTTCTGCTATAGAAAGCGTAGATTGGCGAAAACAACAAAAATGGTTAGATGCCGCAAATTTATGGCTTGCAAAACAAAATATGAGCTTAGAAGATGCTAATTGCCGCTTTGATTTAATCGCCTTTGGCAAAACGCCCCAAGATATTCAATGGATTCCTAATTTTCTCGATTAA
- a CDS encoding penicillin-binding protein activator: MSILLQGGRFKKRLMPILLSMALAGCSNLLGSNFTQTLQQDANASSEFYINKLGQTQELEDQQTYKLLAARVLIRENKVEQSEALLRELGELNDAQKLDRALIEARISAAKNANEVAQNQLRVLDLNKLSPSQKSRYYEILAIVAENRKDIIEAVKARIEMDKNLTDVQRRQDNIDKTWALLRSANTGVINNASDEGSAALGGWLTLIKAYNDYIRQPVQLSQTLQSWKNAYPNHSAAILFPKELLSLLNFQQTTLSQIGLLLPLSGDGQILGTTIQSGFNDAKGNSTVPVQVFDTSMNSVQDIIVQAKQAGIKTLVGPLLKQNLDVILADPAQIQGMDVLALNATPNSRAIPQLCYYGLSPEDEAESAANKMWNDGVRNPLVAMPQNDLGQRVGNAFNVRWQQLAGTDANIRYYNLPADVTYFVQENNSNTTALYAVASPTELAEMKGYLTNIVPNLAIYASSRASASATNTNADFIAQMNGVQFSDIPFFKDTNSPQYQKLAKSTGGEYQLMRLYAMGADAWLLINQFNELRQVPGYRLSGLTGILSADTNCNVERDMTWYQYQDGAIVPVAN; this comes from the coding sequence ATGTCTATTCTATTACAAGGTGGACGTTTTAAAAAACGTTTAATGCCAATTTTATTGTCAATGGCTTTAGCTGGCTGTTCAAATCTACTTGGTAGCAATTTCACACAAACCTTACAACAAGATGCAAATGCAAGTTCTGAATTTTATATAAACAAATTAGGGCAAACACAAGAACTTGAAGATCAACAAACCTATAAATTGCTCGCAGCTCGCGTGTTAATCCGTGAAAATAAAGTTGAACAATCGGAAGCGTTATTAAGGGAATTAGGCGAATTAAATGATGCGCAAAAATTAGATCGAGCATTAATTGAAGCGAGAATTTCTGCTGCAAAAAATGCTAATGAGGTCGCTCAAAATCAATTACGTGTATTAGATTTGAATAAATTAAGCCCGTCACAAAAATCTCGTTATTACGAAATCTTAGCTATTGTTGCCGAAAACCGTAAAGACATTATTGAAGCGGTAAAAGCGCGGATAGAAATGGATAAAAATTTAACGGATGTACAACGCCGTCAAGATAACATTGATAAAACTTGGGCTTTATTGCGTTCAGCTAATACTGGCGTAATCAATAATGCTTCTGATGAAGGCAGCGCGGCTTTAGGTGGCTGGCTCACTTTAATCAAAGCTTACAACGATTATATTCGTCAGCCTGTGCAATTAAGCCAAACACTACAAAGCTGGAAAAATGCCTATCCAAATCATTCAGCCGCAATTTTATTTCCAAAAGAATTACTTTCTTTATTAAATTTCCAGCAAACAACTCTTTCACAAATTGGTTTGTTACTGCCATTAAGTGGTGATGGACAAATTCTTGGTACAACCATTCAATCGGGTTTCAACGATGCAAAAGGTAACTCAACCGTTCCAGTGCAAGTATTTGATACCTCAATGAATTCTGTTCAAGATATTATTGTGCAGGCAAAACAGGCGGGTATTAAAACCTTAGTTGGCCCATTACTAAAACAAAATCTTGATGTGATTTTAGCGGATCCTGCTCAAATTCAAGGTATGGATGTGCTTGCATTAAATGCCACACCAAATTCTCGTGCGATTCCTCAACTTTGTTATTACGGACTTTCTCCAGAAGATGAAGCTGAATCTGCTGCCAATAAAATGTGGAACGATGGCGTGCGTAATCCACTTGTCGCAATGCCACAAAATGATTTAGGACAACGCGTAGGCAATGCCTTTAATGTACGTTGGCAACAATTAGCAGGTACTGATGCGAATATCCGTTACTACAATTTGCCTGCGGATGTGACTTATTTCGTTCAAGAAAATAACTCAAATACAACCGCACTTTATGCCGTAGCAAGTCCAACTGAACTGGCAGAAATGAAAGGTTATTTAACAAATATCGTGCCTAATTTAGCGATTTATGCCAGCTCTCGAGCAAGCGCAAGTGCAACAAACACTAATGCTGACTTCATCGCACAGATGAACGGTGTACAGTTTAGTGATATTCCATTTTTTAAAGATACCAATTCTCCACAATATCAGAAGTTGGCAAAATCCACGGGGGGCGAATATCAATTGATGCGTTTATATGCAATGGGTGCGGATGCGTGGTTGCTAATTAATCAATTCAATGAATTACGCCAAGTGCCAGGCTATCGCTTAAGTGGCTTAACAGGGATTTTAAGTGCTGATACCAACTGTAATGTTGAACGCGATATGACTTGGTATCAATATCAAGATGGTGCAATTGTACCAGTTGCAAACTAA
- the rsmI gene encoding 16S rRNA (cytidine(1402)-2'-O)-methyltransferase, which translates to MTDLTGILYIVATPIGNLQDITQRALETFVQVDLIAAEDTRHSGFLLSHYGIKKPFFALHDHNEQEKAHILVEKLKQGSNIALISDAGTPLISDPGFHLVRQCREAGIRVVPLPGACAAITALCASGIASDRFCFEGFLPAKSKARKDKLENIAEEDRTLIFYESTHRILDTLEDMQSVLGEERYMVLAREMTKTWETITGNTIKNLREWLLEDPNRTKGEMVLIVEGKPKSDNNDEISPQAVKALELIAEELPLKKAAAIVAELYGYKKNALYQFGLAHLEK; encoded by the coding sequence ATGACTGATTTAACCGGAATTTTATACATTGTTGCCACGCCCATTGGTAATTTACAGGATATTACCCAGCGTGCTTTAGAGACTTTTGTGCAAGTGGATTTAATTGCAGCAGAGGATACTCGCCATAGCGGATTTTTATTGAGTCATTACGGCATTAAGAAGCCATTTTTTGCTTTGCACGATCATAACGAACAAGAAAAAGCCCATATTTTGGTGGAAAAGCTTAAGCAGGGGAGTAATATTGCTTTGATTTCTGATGCGGGGACGCCATTAATCAGTGACCCTGGTTTTCATTTAGTACGTCAATGCCGTGAAGCTGGCATTCGAGTTGTGCCTTTGCCTGGAGCCTGTGCGGCAATTACCGCACTTTGCGCATCGGGGATTGCTTCTGATAGATTTTGTTTTGAAGGTTTTTTACCTGCGAAAAGTAAAGCGCGCAAAGATAAATTAGAAAATATCGCCGAAGAAGACCGCACTTTGATTTTTTATGAATCTACCCATCGTATTTTAGATACGCTAGAAGATATGCAATCGGTGCTAGGAGAAGAACGATATATGGTGTTAGCCCGTGAAATGACTAAAACTTGGGAAACGATTACGGGCAACACGATTAAAAATTTACGAGAATGGCTTTTAGAAGATCCAAATCGTACAAAAGGCGAGATGGTTTTGATTGTGGAAGGCAAACCAAAGTCTGACAATAACGATGAAATTTCGCCGCAAGCGGTAAAGGCACTTGAATTAATTGCAGAAGAATTGCCACTAAAAAAAGCAGCAGCTATTGTTGCGGAATTGTATGGTTATAAGAAGAATGCTTTGTATCAATTTGGATTAGCGCATTTGGAAAAATAA